The following are from one region of the Fusarium verticillioides 7600 chromosome 1, whole genome shotgun sequence genome:
- a CDS encoding 3-oxoacyl-[acyl-carrier protein] reductase, which produces MSDKAQSRINAIGNQLLPPINKVAPGSSKLRVEGKVVIITGTNSPLGIGRATAHQYAESGARALYLCDFDDTHLESHKKEINAAFPNVEIHTRRFDAADEDKVKEVVDDAIQRYGRLDVFFANAGVVGRTTLFSDFSKDEFMSILNTNTSSVFLAAKYAAPAMMQTSADKPQASGSIIGTASVAGIRSNAGSTPYSASKAAVVSLAQTISYQLAGTGVRMNAICPGLIETGMTAPMYEAARARGSEGRIGQLNPMKRGGHADEIARVALFLGSDESSYVNGQAWAVDGGLSAGHPFVPGKLG; this is translated from the exons ATGTCTGACAAGGCGCAGAGTCGTATCAATGCCATTGGCAaccaacttcttccaccTATCAACAAGGTAGCTCCGGGTTCAAGTAAGCTCCGCGTCGAGGGCAAAGTCGTCATCATAACAG GTACAAACTCACCCCTGGGTATCGGTCGTGCTACAGCGCATCAATACGCTGAAAGCGGTGCCCGAGCATTGTATCTCTGCGACTTTGACGATACGCACCTTGAATCTCATAAAAAGGAGATCAACGCTGCGTTTCCCAACGTGGAAATTCACACGAGGCGTTTCGATGCCGCCGATGaggacaaggtcaaggaggtAGTCGATGACGCGATCCAACGCTATGGTCGCTTGGACGTCTTCTTTGCTAATGCTGGGGTCGTCGGTCGAACCACGCTGTTCTCTGATTTCAGCAAAGATGAGTTTATGTCGatactcaacaccaacacgTCAAG TGTCTTTCTAGCGGCCAAGTACGCGGCACCAGCTATGATGCAGACTTCTGCCGACAAGCCTCAAGCCAGCGGCAGTATCATCGGTACAGCGTCTGTTGCAGGAATTCGCTCCAATGCCGGTTCCACACCATACTCAGCCTCCAAAGCAGCCGTGGTATCTCTCGCCCAGACCATATCATACCAACTCGCTGGAACCGGCGTACGTATGAACGCCATCTGCCCAGGTCTCATCGAGACTGGCATGACAGCGCCTATGTATGAAGCCGCGAGGGCCCGTGGAAGTGAGGGGAGGATCGGACAGTTGAACCCTATGAAGAGAGGCGGACATGCTGACGAGATCGCTCGCGTTGCGCTCTTCTTGGGAAGTGATGAGAGTAGCTATGTTAATGGACAGGCATGGGCAGTAGATGGAGGGCTGAGTGCTGGGCACCCCTTTGTCCCTGGAAAACTGGGCTGA